Proteins encoded in a region of the Mesoflavibacter profundi genome:
- a CDS encoding lipopolysaccharide biosynthesis protein has product MSSNYKQLLNFALKNSGSLFLLKLIGIALNYVVLIFILEVYYFEGNGEFAKFVALSRGIKVFVVFGLDYLIVKQVASNLTLDNNQDFKLFVAFFINTVLFAFGFLVVNQFLELNSVLLGGVIVLAFWRFIGHYFRGQNNMVIYGFFEFVVFQVTVLLSLLICNFLNKNLDFLTVIVGINIVFSFLVSIYVVKRFFKTINRKEVINILIQTFKTIITIYKKSIHFVFTNSINIFSVTIMYVIIESQYTTEVLGIYDTILKMSLVVTLPLIATNGRVLTVAAKYYNNNQITDLTKYLKTNTKVLFISSTAIFLGLILFFYLFAEFYKPELHNYWWLFLSLIFAQLVNNYAGPVGIVLQATGHEKDFNKITLITALYLTISTYIFTNYFSITVVGVNTIIYLVLLNSLALKVQLKKLKINPF; this is encoded by the coding sequence ATGAGTAGTAATTATAAACAGCTTTTAAATTTTGCTTTAAAAAACTCTGGTAGCTTATTTTTATTAAAGCTTATAGGAATAGCCTTAAATTATGTTGTTTTAATTTTTATTCTTGAAGTTTATTATTTTGAAGGTAATGGTGAGTTTGCAAAATTTGTTGCGCTATCTAGAGGTATAAAAGTTTTTGTTGTATTTGGATTAGATTACTTAATTGTTAAGCAAGTTGCTTCAAATTTAACTCTAGATAACAATCAGGATTTTAAGTTGTTTGTTGCCTTTTTTATTAATACGGTACTATTTGCTTTTGGGTTTTTAGTGGTTAATCAGTTTCTAGAATTAAACTCAGTATTATTAGGCGGTGTTATAGTTCTGGCTTTTTGGCGTTTTATTGGTCATTATTTTAGAGGTCAAAATAACATGGTAATTTATGGTTTTTTTGAGTTTGTAGTGTTTCAAGTTACAGTTTTATTATCCCTTCTTATTTGTAACTTTTTGAATAAAAACTTAGATTTTTTAACTGTAATTGTAGGTATTAATATTGTTTTTTCTTTTCTAGTAAGTATTTATGTTGTAAAAAGATTTTTTAAGACAATTAATAGAAAAGAAGTAATAAATATTTTAATACAAACATTTAAAACAATAATTACTATATATAAAAAATCAATCCATTTTGTTTTTACAAACTCTATAAATATTTTTTCAGTTACAATTATGTATGTGATTATAGAGTCCCAATATACTACAGAAGTTTTAGGAATTTATGACACAATATTAAAAATGTCATTGGTTGTAACCTTACCCTTAATAGCTACAAATGGTAGAGTTTTAACAGTAGCAGCAAAGTATTATAACAATAATCAAATTACAGATCTTACAAAGTATCTTAAAACAAACACAAAAGTATTATTTATCTCAAGTACTGCTATTTTCTTAGGTTTAATTTTATTTTTCTACCTGTTTGCTGAATTTTATAAACCAGAACTACATAATTACTGGTGGTTGTTTTTAAGTTTAATATTTGCTCAGTTAGTTAATAATTATGCTGGACCAGTAGGAATTGTATTGCAAGCTACCGGTCATGAAAAAGACTTTAATAAAATAACCCTTATAACAGCTCTATATCTAACAATATCTACATATATTTTTACAAACTATTTTTCTATTACCGTAGTAGGTGTAAATACAATTATATATTTAGTTTTGCTAAATAGTTTAGCATTAAAAGTGCAATTAAAAAAATTAAAAATAAACCCATTTTAA